The following are encoded in a window of Eschrichtius robustus isolate mEscRob2 chromosome 1, mEscRob2.pri, whole genome shotgun sequence genomic DNA:
- the TMEM121 gene encoding transmembrane protein 121, with the protein MVLPPPDRRHVCLTTLVVVGSMAVMDAYLVEQSQGPRKIGVCIVVLVGDVCFLLVLRYVAVWVGAEVRTAKRGYAMILWFLYIFVLEIKLYFIFQNYKAARRGAADPVARKALTLLLSVCVPGLFLLLVALDRMEYVRTFRKREDLRGRLFWVALDLLDLLDMQANLWEPPRTGLPLWAEGLTFFYCYMLLLVLPCVALSEVSMQGEHIAPQKMMLYPGLSLATVNVVAVLARAANMALFRDSRVSAIFVGKNVVALATKACTFLEYRRQVRDFPPPALALELQPPAPQRNSVPPHAPLHGQPGRPHGPSPTRDALDT; encoded by the coding sequence ATGGTGCTGCCGCCCCCGGACCGGCGCCACGTGTGCCTGACCACGCTGGTGGTCGTGGGCAGCATGGCGGTCATGGACGCGTACCTGGTGGAGCAGAGCCAGGGCCCGCGCAAGATCGGCGTGTGCATCGTCGTGCTGGTGGGCGACGTGTGCTTCCTGCTGGTGCTGCGCTACGTGGCCGTGTGGGTAGGCGCCGAGGTGCGCACGGCCAAGCGCGGCTACGCCATGATTCTCTGGTTCCTCTACATCTTCGTGCTGGAGATCAAGCTCTACTTCATCTTCCAGAACTACAaggcggcgcggcgcggcgcggccgACCCGGTGGCGCGCAAGGCGCTGACGCTGCTGCTGTCGGTGTGCGTGCCCGGCCTCTTCCTGCTGCTCGTGGCGCTCGACCGCATGGAGTACGTGCGCACCTTCCGCAAGCGCGAGGACCTGCGCGGCCGCCTCTTCTGGGTGGCGCTGGACCTGCTGGACCTGTTGGACATGCAGGCCAACCTGTGGGAGCCGCCGCGCACCGGGCTGCCCCTGTGGGCCGAGGGCCTCACCTTCTTCTACTGCTACATGCTGCTGCTGGTGCTGCCGTGCGTGGCGCTCAGCGAGGTCAGCATGCAGGGCGAGCACATCGCGCCGCAGAAGATGATGCTCTACCCGGGGCTCAGCCTCGCCACCGTCAACGTGGTGGCCGTGCTGGCGCGCGCCGCCAACATGGCTCTGTTCCGCGACAGCCGCGTCTCGGCCATCTTCGTGGGCAAGAACGTGGTGGCGCTCGCCACCAAGGCCTGCACCTTCCTGGAGTACCGCCGCCAGGTGCGCGACTTCCCGCCGCCCGCGCTGGCTCTGGAgctgcagcccccagccccccagcgcAACTCGGTGCCGCCGCACGCGCCGCTGCACGGCCAGCCGGGCCGCCCGCACGGGCCCTCGCCCACGCGAGACGCCCTGGACACGTGA